Proteins encoded within one genomic window of Aspergillus nidulans FGSC A4 chromosome VII:
- a CDS encoding uncharacterized protein (transcript_id=CADANIAT00008462), with protein sequence MSPLAQSQCVRRKFELRGLFGNCLANPSQKLHSLLWYPGNSLSSSSFPEQQNYGLQWGGGLCLPSLIFSAGSWSPLSTEDGSSRISQDSWSALLPMLLLLPLLLSSPKTASWSLYFAAGTWFGKRKLILQLLSPSNV encoded by the exons ATGAGTCCTCTAGCACAGAGCCAATGCGTACGCCGAAAGTTTGAGCTGAGAGGATTGTTTGGAAACTGCCTTGCAAACCCATCACAGAAACTGCATAGTCTATTATGGTACCCAGGGAattccttgtcctcctcctcgtttCCTGAACAACAGAACTACGGATTGCAATGGGGAGGTGGACTCTGTCTGCCGTCTCTGATTTTTTCTGCCGGCTCGTGGTCACCCCTGTCCACAGAAGATGGATCCTCTCGCATCAGCCAGGATAGCTGGTCTGCTCTGTTACCGATGTTGCTGCTATTGCCCCTATTACTCTCATCACCCAAGACTGCTTCTTGGTCTCTTTACtttgctgcaggaacatgGTTCGGGAAAAG AAAACTCATTCTGCAGCTACTAAGCCCAAGTAACGTCTAA
- a CDS encoding protein jlbA (transcript_id=CADANIAT00008460): protein MAAATISAASVARQITAYLDISPHSFSDSDFLFSSNSSLSSSSTPALFPDLSAAFPPVDLDPNAPQLFYDPLLVPSVFPGDPASSSGSDQFNDLTTAAGYPSITTTTADDIDWTALGCLPQSEHPANSLGSQSQGLTPSVDSPDPPFNSTQPRILTTDLSTTHITTTKPIQPQPMPSVTSLSTSRESSPKEKEHLSRITKRQLNTLAARRYRQRKLDKVAQLEEELAAVKRERDELKMRVSKLEGETEVLRSMVKDKN, encoded by the exons ATGGCCGCCGCCACTATATCCGCAGCGTCGGTCGCCCGCCAGATCACAGCA TACCTCGATATCTCTCCCCATTCCTTCAGCGACTCagattttcttttctcctcgaactcctctttatcctcctcttctACGCCGGCTCTTTTCCCCGATCTTTCAGCGGCCTTCCCTCCCGTTGACCTCGACCCGAACGCACCACAGCTCTTCTATGACCCGCTTTTGGTCCCGTCTGTGTTCCCTGGGGAtcctgcttcttcgtcgGGTTCTGATCAGTTCAACGACTTAACGACTGCGGCTGGATACCCGTCAATCACCACAACTACGGCGGACGACATCGACTGGACGGCCTTGGGCTGCTTGCCTCAAAGCGAGCATCCTGCCAATAGTCTTGGGAGTCAGAGCCAGGGACTTACTCCTAGCGTTGACTCTCCTG ATCCCCCGTTCAATTCCACCCAACCAAGAATACTCACCACAGACCTATCCACGACCCATATCACAACTACAAAGCCGATACAACCTCAACCCATGCCCTCCGTGACATCTCTTTCCACCTCCCGCGAATCATCTCCCAAAGAGAAGGAACACTTGTCACGCATCACTAAGCGCCAGCTTAACACCCTGGCCGCAAGACGATACCGCCAGCGCAAGCTCGACAAGGTAGCTCAACTCGAGGAGGAACTGGCAGCCGTGAAGCGCGAACGGGACGAATTGAAGATGCGTGTTTCCAAGTTGGAGGGGGAGACTGAGGTGCTGAGGAGTATGGTCAAAGATAAGAATTAG
- a CDS encoding uncharacterized protein (transcript_id=CADANIAT00008461) codes for MKFSLAAAAAFVSAVTAATLPSAFTLVADGGNTVLTDGEYLYVGGNTTTNEIAIFHSTPDTGAVSFTSKSSTPTGFQNLYVVEKTVLPVGLTRPHSGALPEGASMLDFGVNEEGYFTHADKDYFAIEGYGDNPQKTIYWYGAHSSTYRAVNLWVKEFKE; via the exons ATGAAGTTCTCtctcgctgccgctgctgccttcgTCAGCGCTGTCACTGCTGCTACCCTTCCCTCTGCCTTTACCCTCGTGGCTGATGGTGGAAACACTGTCCTGACCGACGGTG AATACCTCTATGTCGGCGGaaacaccaccaccaacgaGATTGCCATCT TCCACTCGACCCCTGACACTGGCGCTGTCTCCTTCACCTCCAAGTCCTCCACTCCCACTGGCTTCCAGAACCTCTACGTCGTCGAGAAGACTGTTCTCCCCGTCGGGCTGACCCGGCCCCACTCTGGCGCTCTGCCCGAGGGCGCCAGCATGCTGGACTTTGGCGTCAACGAGGAGGGCTACTTCACCCATGCGGACAAGGACTACTTCGCCATTGAAGGCTATGGCGACAAcccccagaagaccatctacTGGTACGGAGCGCACAGCTCCACGTACAGAGCCGTTAACCTTTGGGTTAAGGAGTTCAAGGAATAA